The genomic window TTCGGCGCTGCGCCCCATCGGGCCCGCTTGATCAAGGCTGGAGGCGAAGGCGATCATGCCGTAGCGCGACACGGTGCCGTAAGTCGGCTTGAGGCCGGAGATGCCGCACAGCGCCGCTGGTTGGCGGATCGAGCCGCCGGTGTCGGTCCCGGTCGCCGCTGCGCACAGCCGCGCCGCTACCGCTGCCGCCGTACCGCCGGACGAACCACCGGGAACGCGCGAGGTGTCCCACGGGTTCTTTACGGAACCGTAGTGCGAAGTCTCGTTCGACGAACCCATGGCGAACTCGTCCATGTTGGTCTTGCCGAGGTTGATCGCGCCTGCGTTGTTGAACTGGCTGATGACGTGTGCGTCGTAAGGCGACACGAAGTTGTGCAGCATCTTCGAACCGCAGGTGGTGAGCCAGCCCTTGGCGCAGAAGATGTCCTTCTGGGCGATGGGGATGCCGGTCAGCGCTTCCGCCGTTCCTGCGGCGAAACGGGCATCGGCCTCACGTGCTTGCGTCAGCGAGGTCTCGGGATTCAGCGTGACGTACGCGTTCAACTCAGGATTGAGTTTGGCGATGCGGTCGAGGTAAAGCTGGGTCAGCTCGACGCTGGAGATTTTCTTGGCGCGCAGAGCGTCGCCGAGTTGCTTCAAACTGGATTCAAACATGGTGGATTACTCAATGACCTGTGGGACGAGGTACAGCCCCGCTTCGACTTGCGGCGCGATGGATTGGAATAGTTCGCGTTGATTGGTTTCTGTGACGTTGTCTTCGCGCAAGCGCTGGGTCACATCCTGCGCGTGCGACATGGGTTCGATTCCCGTGGTATCAACGGCTTGCATTTCTGCGATCAACTCAAAGATGCCATTGAGTTGCACCTGTGCCGCCTGCACTTCTGAATCGGAGATGGCTAGGCGAGCGAGCCGGGCGACTTTTTTCACATCGTCAGTGGTCAGGGACATGATGGGGTAACACTTTATAGAAACGAGCGTAATAGGGTATCATAAACGCCTTTTGCAGCGCACCCCTACGACTATCAGGACACGAACATGTTTGGTTTTTTGAACGGCTATTTCTCCAACGATCTGGCGATCGACCTCGGCACCGCGAATACGCTCATTTGGGCGCGCGGGCAGGGCATCGTGCTGGACGAACCTTCGGTGGTGGCGATTCGTCAGGAAGGCGGCCCCAACGGCAAGAAAGTCATTCAGCAGGTAGGCCTTGCCGCCAAGCAGATGTTGGGCCGTACACCGGGCAACATCACCGCTATCCGCCCAATGAAAGACGGCGTGATCGCCGACTTCACCGTCACCGAACAGATGCTCAAGCAGTTCATCCGTCGCGTACACAAATCCAGCATCTTCACACCCAGCCCGCGCATCGTCATTTGCGTGCCATGTGGCTCTACACAGGTTGAACGCCGCGCCATCCGCGAATCCGCTTACGGCGCAGGCGCACGTCGCGTGGAGTTGATCGAAGAGCCGATGGCCGCAGCGATCGGTGCCGATCTGCCGGTGGAAGATGCGACTGGCTCGATGGTGGTGGACATCGGCGGCGGCACGACCGAAGTTGGCGTGATCTCGCTGGGCGGCGCGGTGTACTCCGGTTCCGTGCGCGTCGGCGGAGACAAGTTCGACGAAGCCATCATCAACTACATCCGCCGTAACTATGGCATGTTGATCGGCGAAACCACGGCCGAAGACATCAAGAAAAAGATCGGCTCGGCCTTCCCCGGCTCCGAAGTTCGCGAGATGGAGGTCAAAGGCCGCAACCTAGCCGAAGGCGTGCCACGTAGCTTCACCATCTCCAGCAACGAAATTCTGGAAGCTCTGACTGATCCGCTCAACAGCATCGTCAGTGCTGTGAAGACCGCGCTGGAACAGACTCCGCCGGAACTGGGTGCGGACATCGCTAGCAAGGGCATGGTGTTGACCGGTGGCGGTGCGCTACTGCGCGACATCGACCGTCTGTTGATGGAAGAGACCGGCCTGCCGGTGCTGATTGCCGACGATCCGCTGACTTGCGTTGCGCGTGGCTCGGGCAAAGCGCTGGACCGCATGGACAAGTTCAGTAGCATCTTCACTACCGACTGATAGCGCCACGCGCTGGGACTGACCAAGGTGAGTTCCAGCCATTCCGGGACTCCGTATGGATAATGCGCAGCCAGTCAGATTCTTCAAGCGCGGCTACCCTCCGTTCGTCCGATTCGCCTTTTTCGCCCTGCTCTCCTTAGTGTTGCTGGTCGTGGACGTGCGTTTTCGCACGCTGGATACCGTCCGCTATGGCTTGTCGCTATTGGTGCAGCCAGTGCAGCGGGTACTCTCGTTGCCATTTGCCAGCCTGCACGACGCACGCGAGTATTTTTACACTCAGTCCAGCCTGATTCGCCACAGCGAGGAGTTGCAACGTCTGCATGACAATGATCGCGTGCAACTTATGCAACTACAGGCTATCGAGGCCGAGAATCAGCAGTTACGCAAGCTTCTGGAAATAAAGAACCACGTCGAGTTTCGCTCGCAATTGGCTGAGATCATCTACGACGAGAAAGATGTTTTCCGTCGTCGCATCTTCCTCGATAAGGGAACTCAGGCCGATGTCCAAGCAGGACAAGTGGTGATGGATGATAACGGCATCGTTGGTCAAGTCACCCGTGTCTATCCGCTCATGAGCGAGGTAACGTTGGTGACCGATAAGGATCAGGCGGTACCCGTAGAGGTATTACGCAATGGCCTGCGCACGGTACTGTTCGGCTTTGGCGACATCAATCATCTGGCGGTGCGTTACACGCCGGTCAGCGCGGATATACAAGAGAACGATCTGTTAATGACCTCCGGCATCGACGGCACATACCCGCCGGGATTGCCGGTGGCGCGTGTCACCAAGATTGAGCGTGATGCGACTTATCCCTTTGCGCGCATCCTTTGTACGCCCGTCGCAGGTGTCGATCAGCATCGACAGCTACTGATCCTGTCTGGGCAAGCCAAGTTGCCGCCCGCACCCGAGCCAGCGTCCGATGAACCTGCGCTCGGCAAGCGCAAGGTGAAAAAGCCATGAACGACGTCCTCCCATACTATCGGAACACCGTCCCATCCATTCTGTTCAGCCTAGCGATTGCCATGCTGCTGACTTGGCTGCCTTGGCAAGGCTGGGCCTTGGCGTTACGGCCTGATTTCGTTGCCCTAGTGTTGTTGTATTGGGCGACACATACGCCGCACAAGGTTGGCATTGGTACGGCTTGGGTGGTGGGGCTGCTCGCCGATGTCGCG from Ferriphaselus amnicola includes these protein-coding regions:
- the gatC gene encoding Asp-tRNA(Asn)/Glu-tRNA(Gln) amidotransferase subunit GatC, with protein sequence MSLTTDDVKKVARLARLAISDSEVQAAQVQLNGIFELIAEMQAVDTTGIEPMSHAQDVTQRLREDNVTETNQRELFQSIAPQVEAGLYLVPQVIE
- the mreC gene encoding rod shape-determining protein MreC, which gives rise to MDNAQPVRFFKRGYPPFVRFAFFALLSLVLLVVDVRFRTLDTVRYGLSLLVQPVQRVLSLPFASLHDAREYFYTQSSLIRHSEELQRLHDNDRVQLMQLQAIEAENQQLRKLLEIKNHVEFRSQLAEIIYDEKDVFRRRIFLDKGTQADVQAGQVVMDDNGIVGQVTRVYPLMSEVTLVTDKDQAVPVEVLRNGLRTVLFGFGDINHLAVRYTPVSADIQENDLLMTSGIDGTYPPGLPVARVTKIERDATYPFARILCTPVAGVDQHRQLLILSGQAKLPPAPEPASDEPALGKRKVKKP
- a CDS encoding rod shape-determining protein; the protein is MFGFLNGYFSNDLAIDLGTANTLIWARGQGIVLDEPSVVAIRQEGGPNGKKVIQQVGLAAKQMLGRTPGNITAIRPMKDGVIADFTVTEQMLKQFIRRVHKSSIFTPSPRIVICVPCGSTQVERRAIRESAYGAGARRVELIEEPMAAAIGADLPVEDATGSMVVDIGGGTTEVGVISLGGAVYSGSVRVGGDKFDEAIINYIRRNYGMLIGETTAEDIKKKIGSAFPGSEVREMEVKGRNLAEGVPRSFTISSNEILEALTDPLNSIVSAVKTALEQTPPELGADIASKGMVLTGGGALLRDIDRLLMEETGLPVLIADDPLTCVARGSGKALDRMDKFSSIFTTD